A single genomic interval of uncultured Desulfobulbus sp. harbors:
- a CDS encoding GIY-YIG nuclease family protein, which produces MSTPILINDLLGFSDFSNLKVRFVKSHESSDPLDLFKLQRDELYSWLLWNYHKKKSFKEGDFVIGFVKIGADKWILFDVCKITKDLDILDNVGYERIALNEYDKYIGRVIIKYKNKSQNLVRNASSVINDCIVHQILDEEFDDDIFPGYENVNVTWVKLARLIESNVWKTALENQKGVYLITDKSNGKMYVGSAYGKDMIHGRWMSYIINGHGGNVDLKALSFDHIKENFSYSILEIYKSTVDDEIILKRESWWKSTLLTRTYGYNKN; this is translated from the coding sequence ATGTCTACTCCGATACTGATAAATGACCTTCTAGGATTTAGTGATTTCAGCAATCTAAAAGTAAGGTTTGTCAAATCACATGAATCTTCTGACCCTTTAGATTTGTTCAAACTGCAACGTGACGAATTATACAGTTGGTTACTATGGAACTATCATAAGAAGAAATCTTTCAAAGAAGGAGACTTCGTAATTGGATTCGTAAAAATAGGCGCAGACAAATGGATTTTGTTTGATGTATGCAAGATAACTAAAGATTTAGATATTCTAGACAATGTTGGTTATGAACGAATCGCACTTAATGAATATGATAAATATATCGGCAGAGTCATTATAAAATATAAAAATAAATCACAAAATTTAGTACGAAATGCTTCATCTGTTATAAATGATTGCATTGTTCATCAAATATTAGATGAAGAATTTGACGATGATATATTTCCTGGGTACGAAAACGTAAATGTAACCTGGGTAAAACTTGCTCGTCTAATTGAAAGCAATGTTTGGAAAACAGCGTTAGAAAACCAGAAAGGTGTGTATTTAATTACAGATAAAAGTAACGGAAAGATGTACGTCGGCTCTGCCTATGGAAAAGACATGATACATGGTAGATGGATGAGCTATATAATAAATGGTCATGGCGGGAATGTTGACTTAAAAGCGCTTAGTTTTGATCATATTAAGGAAAATTTTAGCTATTCAATTTTAGAAATATACAAATCTACTGTCGATGATGAAATCATTCTAAAACGAGAATCGTGGTGGAAGAGTACTTTACTCACAAGGACATACGGATATAACAAAAATTAG
- a CDS encoding thermonuclease family protein codes for MRPSCFILLFLLSVPATCLSWPAKVVSISDGDTITVLHSGAEERIRLYGIDCPEKNQDYGQQAKSITGSLITGRQVDVQTITADQYGRTVALVSVDGQSLNELIIRNGYAWVYPQYCKKQFCSDWLRLEANARQLKKGLWAGSNIVKPWDFRKYAQASRKETPATPRTLPKEGNSSGFRCDGRTYCSQMTSCAEATWFIQNCPGTKMDGDNDGVPCEKQWCR; via the coding sequence ATGCGCCCCTCCTGCTTTATTCTACTCTTCCTTCTCTCTGTCCCTGCCACCTGCCTCTCCTGGCCTGCTAAGGTCGTTTCCATATCTGATGGTGACACAATCACTGTTCTCCACTCTGGTGCTGAGGAAAGAATCCGACTCTACGGGATAGATTGCCCTGAGAAAAACCAAGATTACGGACAACAGGCAAAATCTATAACAGGTTCATTGATCACCGGAAGACAAGTTGATGTCCAAACCATAACAGCTGATCAGTATGGCAGAACAGTTGCCCTGGTCTCAGTGGATGGCCAGAGCCTGAATGAGTTGATTATCAGAAATGGGTATGCCTGGGTCTATCCCCAATACTGCAAAAAACAATTCTGTTCGGATTGGCTCAGATTGGAAGCAAATGCTCGCCAGTTGAAGAAAGGTTTATGGGCTGGTTCAAATATTGTGAAACCTTGGGATTTTCGAAAGTACGCACAAGCATCCAGGAAGGAAACACCAGCCACTCCTCGCACCTTGCCCAAAGAGGGAAACAGTTCAGGATTCAGGTGTGATGGCAGAACCTATTGTTCCCAGATGACTTCATGCGCTGAAGCAACATGGTTCATCCAAAACTGTCCTGGTACCAAGATGGATGGCGATAATGATGGGGTTCCTTGCGAAAAACAGTGGTGCAGATGA
- a CDS encoding recombinase family protein, translating to MVKAYGYCRVSGVGQIDGNGFERQEAAISEFGKSANIEITKIYREQVSGTKDEEFREVFQEMIAEILKNGVRTIVVEGLDRLAREYRVQEQLLIYLVSKEITLIDCRTGENVTEAISSDPMKKAMVQIQGIFAELEKNLLVKKLRIAREAKRRTEGKCEGRKGWTEQSEKRDLILGEIRRLRRKPKKQDRMTYVEVAKRLNERALEDNQYTTITGKPWSGQMIQNFVQRYDKK from the coding sequence ATGGTAAAAGCCTATGGATATTGCCGGGTTTCCGGTGTTGGCCAGATTGATGGCAATGGGTTTGAGCGGCAGGAAGCAGCAATCTCAGAATTTGGAAAATCAGCCAACATTGAGATAACCAAGATTTACCGGGAACAGGTATCAGGCACCAAGGATGAAGAGTTCCGGGAAGTGTTTCAGGAGATGATAGCTGAGATACTTAAAAATGGAGTTCGGACAATAGTGGTTGAAGGGCTGGATCGGTTAGCTCGGGAATACCGGGTCCAGGAACAGCTCTTGATTTATCTGGTATCCAAAGAGATCACATTGATTGATTGCCGGACTGGGGAAAATGTAACAGAGGCCATCAGTTCTGACCCAATGAAGAAAGCTATGGTTCAGATCCAAGGAATCTTCGCTGAACTGGAAAAGAACCTTCTTGTTAAAAAGCTGAGGATTGCTCGGGAGGCCAAACGAAGGACAGAGGGGAAATGTGAGGGAAGGAAAGGATGGACCGAGCAATCTGAGAAACGAGATCTGATCCTTGGGGAAATCAGGAGACTTCGGAGAAAACCCAAGAAACAGGACCGAATGACCTATGTTGAAGTAGCTAAGAGATTGAATGAGAGAGCCCTGGAGGATAACCAGTACACCACTATTACCGGGAAGCCTTGGTCGGGACAAATGATCCAGAACTTCGTGCAGAGATATGATAAGAAATGA
- a CDS encoding PEP-CTERM sorting domain-containing protein, translating into MKKKFGVGLACGVVMLVMLSRVACASLIYNYTGNPFTYNQSSWGCQLGDSIIATVTFSDNIDASFTGEVPASDILFYGIGTATHYFTANNVNGAWVYAKFIMQNGKITNWDLEAGGWSASPSDSGYAITKNWGTEVYDQKEYSWWGANYAGNYNTPGNWAPDVISQNPVPEPTTILLFGAGIVGLTGIARRKMN; encoded by the coding sequence ATGAAGAAGAAGTTTGGGGTTGGGTTAGCATGCGGGGTGGTGATGCTAGTGATGCTCTCGCGCGTTGCATGTGCATCACTCATTTACAACTACACTGGTAACCCTTTCACGTACAACCAAAGTTCATGGGGCTGTCAATTGGGTGACAGCATTATTGCAACAGTTACATTTAGCGACAATATTGACGCCAGCTTTACCGGCGAAGTTCCTGCTAGCGATATATTATTTTATGGTATAGGCACTGCTACCCATTACTTCACCGCCAACAATGTCAATGGCGCTTGGGTGTATGCCAAATTCATAATGCAAAATGGTAAAATTACAAACTGGGATCTCGAAGCAGGTGGATGGTCTGCATCTCCAAGCGATTCTGGTTATGCGATAACAAAAAATTGGGGGACAGAAGTATACGACCAAAAAGAGTACTCATGGTGGGGAGCGAACTACGCGGGAAATTATAATACACCGGGCAACTGGGCGCCAGATGTGATATCACAAAATCCAGTTCCCGAGCCGACCACAATACTACTTTTTGGCGCCGGGATTGTCGGCCTCACAGGCATAGCACGCAGAAAGATGAATTAA
- a CDS encoding DUF6538 domain-containing protein: MRLPSYLQRNQYGKYYFRIVFPQEIRLRIHKQEFKRSLRTSICSHAVSISRILKVKIDQVFRIILLYNMDWTATKKLLDKVSMEILEGYKDYLFVHGLYPDVARNYPDRKAEEDAQYFLEMKRFPDTYFEQEGSINDIHQGYGEDADIVQHILWRREGGGKLANIESVKNFADRIIADKALVVADTDYELFCQKVAEMLWQLKDDREALFQQLDSGQQQDVITNTPAVDLGQEEVEAVNTCQAKACTSITFDQLIEKYIEYKVSRQSWSAMTLRGKKLALGALLEIFQYIKNSETVYLHDLNAEDVGLFERTLRQMPSNRKKIYKDCSIADLMRNVNRREISESEFITDKTYNDYCILLTGMMNFAVEPRQGFIPCNYFTDLKVKVRDAVKKIPFTSRELELFFNTDLFVLKKVSLQFAWRYWIPVLMLYHGTRLEEVSQPFLSDIEQVEGIWCLKIEQEKKKPRYRAKDQKEKIVKNPSSVRYVPLHDKLLQLGFMEYVTFLQGKGEKKLFPDLSKQTPNGQYIKHGAKVTAFFTEDSEKQSKTSYLTKCGVKTPDTPPRTKALICFRHTVQKVLNDHPSNVISGKIDQLVGHSPQSIGIKHYSGYSEATIKAVVDLIDFPDANLPWDKDPDYGKIKFSWE; encoded by the coding sequence ATGCGTCTGCCTTCCTATCTGCAAAGAAATCAGTACGGCAAATATTATTTTCGGATTGTTTTTCCTCAAGAAATCCGGTTACGTATTCACAAACAGGAGTTTAAACGGTCACTCCGCACTTCGATATGCAGTCATGCCGTATCGATATCACGCATTTTAAAAGTAAAGATCGATCAGGTATTTAGAATCATACTTCTCTATAATATGGATTGGACAGCGACTAAAAAGCTTCTCGACAAGGTATCAATGGAGATTCTTGAAGGATATAAAGACTACCTCTTTGTGCATGGTCTGTACCCTGACGTTGCACGTAATTACCCTGATCGGAAAGCGGAAGAGGACGCACAATACTTTCTGGAGATGAAACGGTTCCCTGATACGTATTTTGAACAGGAAGGCAGTATCAATGACATCCACCAAGGTTATGGTGAAGATGCTGATATCGTCCAGCACATCCTCTGGAGACGTGAGGGGGGCGGCAAGTTGGCAAACATTGAATCGGTCAAGAACTTTGCCGACAGGATCATTGCCGATAAAGCACTGGTGGTTGCTGACACCGACTATGAACTCTTTTGCCAGAAGGTTGCGGAAATGTTGTGGCAGTTGAAGGATGATCGGGAAGCATTGTTTCAGCAGCTTGACTCTGGACAGCAGCAGGACGTAATTACCAACACGCCAGCGGTTGATTTGGGGCAAGAAGAGGTTGAGGCTGTCAACACCTGCCAAGCAAAGGCGTGCACCTCAATCACCTTTGATCAGCTTATTGAGAAGTACATTGAATACAAAGTCAGCAGACAGAGTTGGAGCGCAATGACCTTGCGGGGGAAGAAACTTGCCCTCGGGGCTTTGCTGGAGATTTTTCAGTATATTAAAAATAGTGAAACTGTTTATCTGCACGATCTCAACGCAGAGGATGTAGGTTTGTTTGAAAGAACGTTGAGGCAAATGCCAAGTAACAGGAAAAAAATCTATAAGGATTGCTCAATTGCTGATCTGATGAGGAATGTGAATCGTCGTGAAATATCAGAAAGCGAGTTCATAACAGACAAGACCTATAATGATTACTGCATCCTGCTTACTGGCATGATGAACTTTGCGGTTGAACCACGACAGGGATTTATTCCCTGCAATTACTTTACTGATCTTAAGGTCAAGGTCAGAGATGCTGTCAAAAAAATTCCATTCACCAGTCGTGAACTTGAACTTTTTTTTAATACGGACTTGTTCGTATTAAAAAAAGTGTCGTTGCAGTTTGCGTGGAGATATTGGATTCCAGTACTGATGTTGTACCACGGCACCAGACTCGAAGAAGTTTCACAGCCTTTTTTATCGGATATTGAGCAAGTGGAAGGCATTTGGTGTTTAAAAATTGAACAGGAAAAAAAGAAACCGAGATACAGGGCAAAAGATCAAAAGGAGAAGATTGTCAAGAACCCAAGTTCCGTTAGGTATGTGCCGCTGCATGACAAGCTTCTTCAACTCGGCTTTATGGAATATGTTACATTTCTTCAGGGTAAAGGTGAGAAAAAGTTATTTCCCGATTTATCGAAGCAGACCCCGAATGGTCAGTATATCAAGCATGGGGCGAAGGTGACCGCTTTTTTCACAGAGGACAGTGAAAAGCAGAGCAAAACATCATATCTGACCAAATGTGGCGTTAAAACTCCTGACACACCGCCAAGGACCAAAGCCCTTATCTGTTTCAGGCACACCGTTCAGAAGGTGCTCAATGACCATCCAAGTAATGTCATTTCCGGTAAAATTGATCAACTGGTAGGGCACTCACCTCAGTCGATTGGCATCAAACACTACAGCGGGTATTCGGAAGCGACTATTAAGGCTGTTGTAGATTTGATAGATTTCCCTGATGCGAATCTACCTTGGGATAAGGACCCTGATTATGGGAAAATAAAATTTTCTTGGGAATGA